DNA from Saccharicrinis carchari:
AAAGTAACGGTTGATTTTCCGTTGGTGAGCGCACAGGGCAACTCATCGTAGGCCAGGCTTTTAATATCGGGGCGTAGATGATCCGCTATTTTTTGCAGTTCCGGATCCATCAAGTACCATATAAGAGTTGCATCCGAAGCCAGTGTATCGGCAAACAATGTAAATTGCTCCACATAGTTTTCCCAGGTAGGAAAAACATTAATATGATCCCAGGCCACACCGGTGAGTAGGGCCACATGTGGCTTGTACCAATGGAATTTGGGTCGTAGGTCGATAGGAGAAGAGAGGTATTCATCACCTTCAAATATTGCTATGGGCGCATCATGCGAAAGCTGCACCATGGTATCAAAACCCTCTATCTGTGCACCTACCATGTAGTCGAACTTGTGGCCGAGCTCCTTAAGTACGTGCATTACCATAGAGGTAATGGTTGTTTTGCCGTGACTGCCGCCAATGACCACCCGTTTTTTTTCTTTGCATTGCTCGTACAAATACTCAGGATAAGAGTATACTTTTAAGTTCAGTTCCTGCGCTCGTATAAGCTCGGGGTTATCTTTTCGGGCGTGCATCCCTAAAATAATAACATCAATGCTGCTGTTTATCTGTTCCGGAAACCAGCCAAAGGCTTTGGGTAACAAACCATGCGTTTGCAAGCGACTGCGCGAGGGATCGAATATTTCGTCGTCGGAACCGGTAACTCTATATCCTTTTTTATGCAGAGCGATGGCCAAATTGTGCATGGCTGCGCCTCCTATGGCAATAAAATGTATGTTCATGTATTATCGTTATCTTTGCTTAAACCACGAAAATAATAATAATTACCTAATGCGAATAAAGTCATCCGTTTTAAAATCTTCCATACTGTTTATATTTTTTCTACTGACCTTGTTAATGCAGCTCATATTTAAATGCAATGCATTGCTCACCGAAAAGTTTTATTCTACCGGATTATATCCATACATTGCCAAAGTATTGTCCTCGGCATCGGTGCGCGTGCCTTTTTCGTTGGGCGATGCGTTTTATGTATCGCTGATTTTGCTCTTACTTGCAGGCTTGGTTCTCCTGGCACTTCGGAAGATAGGCTTTGGCAGGTTTTTGATTCGGGTTTTACAAACTATTGCACTGGTATATGTTTTGTTCTACTGGCTTTGGGGCTTTAATTATTACCGTCAATCGGCACACCAAAGGTTACATTTGAACAAGAGCCCGACCAACGATTCCATTTTTATCCGCAATTTTATTTATGTAATTGAGCAAACCAACTATTATTATTCGCCCCAAACTCAATTTAAACCCGCTATCACCGATGCGTTGATTGAGGCTTCGTATAAAAGTAAATCGGCATATTTGGGTTATGAATATCCTATGGGCAGGAACAGGACAAAACGTATTACCTTTAGCGATTTTTTTGCCAAGGCTA
Protein-coding regions in this window:
- a CDS encoding UDP-N-acetylmuramate--L-alanine ligase, whose translation is MNIHFIAIGGAAMHNLAIALHKKGYRVTGSDDEIFDPSRSRLQTHGLLPKAFGWFPEQINSSIDVIILGMHARKDNPELIRAQELNLKVYSYPEYLYEQCKEKKRVVIGGSHGKTTITSMVMHVLKELGHKFDYMVGAQIEGFDTMVQLSHDAPIAIFEGDEYLSSPIDLRPKFHWYKPHVALLTGVAWDHINVFPTWENYVEQFTLFADTLASDATLIWYLMDPELQKIADHLRPDIKSLAYDELPCALTNGKSTVTFNGNNYTLSVFGPHNLQNLNGARLLCAELGIADDTFFKCISSFKGAAKRLQTLRSEESAAVFLDFAHSPSKLEATVKAVKQQYPHRKLVACMELHTFSSLNKDFLPHYKNSMQEADMAYVYFNPKVVAHKKLPPINEEMVRVAFGTDNVTVFSDTDKLQQTLHSLNWENSNLLLMSSGNFSGIDFKEFAKGLF
- a CDS encoding DUF3810 domain-containing protein; protein product: MRIKSSVLKSSILFIFFLLTLLMQLIFKCNALLTEKFYSTGLYPYIAKVLSSASVRVPFSLGDAFYVSLILLLLAGLVLLALRKIGFGRFLIRVLQTIALVYVLFYWLWGFNYYRQSAHQRLHLNKSPTNDSIFIRNFIYVIEQTNYYYSPQTQFKPAITDALIEASYKSKSAYLGYEYPMGRNRTKRITFSDFFAKATILGYYGPFFNETHVNKHLTAWDIPVVTAHEKSHRLGITSEAEAGFYGWLICVNSKDDFISYAGWLYVLDYFIYQSRGIKNRKELIAKIRPEVLGDMSVRNAHWRSWRNEKIDDVTTKVNDAYLKSNNIQKGIDDYNDVVQLIIDFLEGEQSAESG